The Pseudomonas rhizosphaerae genomic sequence GCGAAAAGCTATGTTGTTGTGCTCGCTGGCCCTGTGTTGGCAGCCCTTGCTGCAGGCCAACGAAGGCCGTCTGTTGGCGACTGGCGGTGCCAGCAGTGTCGACGGCGGCGCCGGCGGGGGGATCACGCCGTGGGCGGTGCTCTCGGGTTACGGCGAGCAGGGTGAGTGGGGTGCTACGGCGTTCGCCACGCGTGTTGACCTGCCGGACTACCGCCTCGACGTGGTGGGCATGGCCGCCAGCTACGATAATCGCATCGAGTTCTCCTATGCCCGGCAACGCTTCGACCTCGGCTCGCTCGTACACAAGCTGGGGCTGCCCGAAGACAGCCTCAGCCAGGATGTGTTCGGGGTGAAAGTGCGCCTGTTCGGCGACCTGATCTACGACCAGCTGCCGCAAGTTGCGCTGGGCCTGGCCTACAAGCGGCAAAAAGACTTTCTCATCCCCAGCCTGATCGGCGCCCAACGTGACGAAGACGTCGAGGGCTACCTGACGGCCAGCCGTTTGTTCATGGGTGCGGCGTTTGGCTACAACCTGCTGGTCAATGGCGGCGTGCGCTACAGCCGTGCCAACGAACTGGGCCTGCTGGGTTTCGGCGGCGATCGGCGCGATAGCCGTAGCCTGTTGAAAGAAGGGTCGGTGGCCGTGCTCTTCAACCCGCGCTGGGCGTTGGGCGTGGAGTATCGCGAGAAGCCGGATAACCTGTCGTTCGCCGGCGAAAGCGATTGGGCCGACGTGTTCCTGGGGTACTTCCCCAACAAGCACCTGGCGATCGTGCTGGCCTATGCGCGCCTGGGCGAAATTGCCACGCTGGACAACCAGAACGGTACCTACCTGTCCGTGCAAGGGAGTTTCTGACATGCGCATCCATATGCTGGGCATGGCCCTTTTGTTGAGCGCTTGCGCGGGCCATCAGCAGCCGGCCAGGGACGACAGTTTGTACCAGGCGCTGGGCGGCAAGCCGGGGATCAGTCGAATCGTGGAGGGGATGTTGCTCAACGTGGCGCGAGACGAGCGGATCGTCGCGCACTTTCACAACGTCAACATCGAATTGCTGCGGGTGCAATTGATCGACAAGTTTTGCGTCGAGGCGGGCGGGCCCTGCCAGTATACCGGGGACGACATGGTGGAAGCGCACAAGGGACAGTACATCAGTCGCAGCGAGTTCAATGCGCTGGTGGAGGATTTGATCAAGGCCATGGAGGCCCAAGGTGTGCCGGTGCCGGCGCAAAACCGACTGCTGGCCAGGCTGGCGGCGCAGCGGGGCGAGGTGATCGAGAAGTAGGGCTAGCATCCAAGTAGCAAAAAAAACGGCTCCCGAAGGAGCCGTTTCTTTTCACATCAGCATCACTTGGTTTCAGGCAATGCAAACGCCATCACGTAGTCACCCTGCTTGGTGCCCAGCGAGCCATGCCCGCCAGCGACCACCAGCACATACTGACGGCCGTCCTTGCCGGTGTACGTCATTGGCGTGGTCTGCGCGCCTGCAGGCAGGCGGCCTTCCCACAGTTGCTTGCCGTTACGGATATCGTAGGCACGCAGGTACTGGTCAAGGGTACCGCTGAGGAACGACAGGCCGCTGGCCGTGGTGAACGCGCCACCCAGGCTCGGTACGCCCATGGTCAACGGGATCGGCACGGGCGAGCTGTCGCGCACGGTACCGTTCTTGTGCTTCCAGATGGTCTGGTGCGTGGTCAGATCGACCGCGGCGACATAGCCCCAGGCCGGTGCCTGGCAAGGCAGGCCCATCGGCGACAGCAGCGCTTCCAGGATCACGCCATAGGGTGCGCCCTTGTTCGGCTGCACGCCTTCGGTTTCGCTCTTGCGGCCCGGACCGCCGGCCACTTCTGCGGCAGGCACCAGCTTGGAGCGGAATGCCATGTAGCTAGGGTTGACGAACGCCACCTG encodes the following:
- a CDS encoding group I truncated hemoglobin encodes the protein MRIHMLGMALLLSACAGHQQPARDDSLYQALGGKPGISRIVEGMLLNVARDERIVAHFHNVNIELLRVQLIDKFCVEAGGPCQYTGDDMVEAHKGQYISRSEFNALVEDLIKAMEAQGVPVPAQNRLLARLAAQRGEVIEK
- a CDS encoding DUF3034 family protein, with the translated sequence MLLCSLALCWQPLLQANEGRLLATGGASSVDGGAGGGITPWAVLSGYGEQGEWGATAFATRVDLPDYRLDVVGMAASYDNRIEFSYARQRFDLGSLVHKLGLPEDSLSQDVFGVKVRLFGDLIYDQLPQVALGLAYKRQKDFLIPSLIGAQRDEDVEGYLTASRLFMGAAFGYNLLVNGGVRYSRANELGLLGFGGDRRDSRSLLKEGSVAVLFNPRWALGVEYREKPDNLSFAGESDWADVFLGYFPNKHLAIVLAYARLGEIATLDNQNGTYLSVQGSF